AAGGTGAGTTAGCCCCTGCCCATACAACAAATAAATAATCTGGTTTTGCATCAATTACTTTTTGCAAATTCGATGTGAAATCTGTTGCCGCTGGATCAGCATATTCCTCTAAGACTATATCCGCACCTAGCTTTTCCGCCGCTGTCTTAAATGCATTCACCCCGTCCCAGCCAAAAGAATAATCTGGTGCAAAAGTGGCAATCTTAACACCCTTTCCAGCGATCGCTGCGGCAGCTGCATAAGCATCCTGAGAAGAATTTCGACCAGTTCGGAAAATATAGTCATTAAATTCTGAGCCCGTAATACTATCCGCTACCGCAGGCTCTACAACCATGATTTTTTCATATTCTTCCGCAAGTGGTAGTACTGCCAGCGTATCACCTGAGCTGGAGGAGCCAACTAAGAAATCCACCTTGTCATCCTCCAATAACTTTGTCGCCTTTTGTACTGCAACCTCTGGCTTTGTTTCTGTATCTTCATAAACAATCTCTATTTTCTTTCCGTTAACCTCCATCGTACCGTCTGTAGCATATTCAATCCCTAAATCAAACCCACGCTGTGTTTGTTTCCCATATGACTCAAGAGCCCCCGTCAATGACGCAAGTACACCAATTTTAATAGTGCCACCTTCTTCAGAAGTTCCCTTTGCATCATTCTCTGAATCCATATCATCCGTTGAACTATCCTTCAATCCCTCTCCATTACAAGCAACTATCATGATTGTGAACATCATTAACAGCACAAATAACCAATATCTCTTCATCCTCAAACCCCTTTCATAATGAGCTAAATAGAAAGCGCTTTCGTTGCTATGTCATCACTATATAAAAGTCCAGTTACAAATTAGTTACAAGATAATAGGCTCAATATTTGAGCCTATTATCTCTGCGACGAAAGTGAAGCGGAGCGCAACGGCAGCAATAAATCTCTTCAGTAGTTTTATATAAATTTTATATTAATTCATTATTAATAATATATTATCCATGTTAAAATCTGGTCTTTATAATGAAGATATCACTTTTAAAAGGGGGAACTAGGATGGAGTTTAGTAAACTTGGCAATAGCGGATTAACAATTAGCAAGATTGCATACGGAAATTGGATAAATCATGGGGGTAAAGTAGATGAGGATACTGCAAAAGAGTGTGTTAAAGCAGCACTAGATGTCGGTATAACAACATTCGATACTGCTGATGTTTATTCAGACACTAAAGCTGAAGAAATACTTGGCAGGTCTTTACAAGGTATACGACGCGAGAGCATTGAACTATGTACAAAGGTGTGTCATCCGATTGGAACTGGGCAAAACGATAAAGGTTTATCTCGAAAACATATTCTAGAAAATTGTCATGCATCTCTGCGTCGGTTACAGACCGACTATATAGATGTCTATTATGCACACAGATTTGACCCAACTACTCCTCTTGAAGAAACGATGCTAGCATTCGCAGATCTTGTAAGACAAGGTAAAGTGCTTTATATCGGTGTAAGTGAGTGGACAGCAGAACAAATCACCCGTGGTGCAGCACTTTCAATGGAATTGAATATTCCGCTCATCGCTAGCCAACCCCAGTATTCAATGTTGTGGAGAGTTATCGAAAGCGATGTGATACCAACCTGTCAGCGTGAGGGACTTGGGCAAGTAGTATGGTCACCTCTTGCACAAGGTGTTCTCACTGGAAAATATCTACCCCGAAAACCAGTACCAACTCAATCACGTGCTAATTCTCTTGCTGGCAAACCATTTTTTCATAAACTTGCACAACGTTGGATGAACGACAATGTGCTCACTGCTATCCAAAAGCTTAAACCTATTGCACAAGAGATTGATCTTACCCTCGCTCAACTCGCAGTAGCTTGGGTATTACAAAACCAGAACGTTTCCTCAGCAATTATCGGAGCCTCGAGCCCAGAACAGGTTAGAGAGAATGCGCTCGCTTCTGGTGTCAAGATAGACATTGAAATAATGAATCAAATTGACAAAATATTAGAAGGTTGCGTTGAGTACGATCCGAGTAAAACAGGTTAAGTTTGCACATGACTTTACCAGAAATATATATAAATCTTTGAAGTCTTCCTTTAATACTTAAGTTAAATTAGAATTCTTCCTTTCTAATTTTTTAGTGCCCATCCCATTAAGATGGGCTTTTATTTTTGGTGATCAAATTGGAAAATCGAATACACCTCTCTAACAACTGTTAAGAAATGATCTACTACTGCAGATTTTTCATCTTCTCTCCATCCAACATATAGATTTACTTTTGGTGTAGTCTCTTGGATTTTTTTATAGATTACCCCAGGACGTTTATAACTTTCCACCGATGATGGAACGACAGAAACTCCCATTCCTGTTGCAACTAAATTAACAATAGTTTGCATTTGAATTGCTTCTTGAACAACATTTAAACTTACACCATGCTCCCAAAAGTAGCTAATAATTAAATCATAAAAATTTGGACCCATTTGACGTGGAAACAAAATAAATGGTTCATCAATTAACAATTGGAGTGGAATTTCGGGCAATGAGGCGAAAGGGTGATCTTGATGTAAAACCAGTCTTAAAGATTCTTCAGAACAAACTTCAGAAGATAGTATTCCATTGTTCTGTTTAGAACGAATAAATCCAATTTGAATTTGTTTCTCATAAAGTGCTTTTAATTGCTGCTCCGTTGTCATTTCACGTAATACAAGATGGATTTTAGGAAAGCGTTCTCGAAATTTATTAAGCACTTCTATAACAATTTCTGTGGAATCGACAAAACCGATGATTAAGTTCCCTATTTTCCCTTCAGCTGCAAGTTGTGTTTCTTTTATGGTTCTTTCTAATTGAAACAGTGTTTGTTGAGATCCTTCTAAAAATACCTTCCCAGCATCTGTAAGTTCAACCATTCTTTTTGTGCGATGAAAAAGTTGAACTCCTAATTCTTCTTCTAATTTACGAATTTCTTGGCTTAGAGGAGGTTGTGCCATCCTAAGACGTTCTGCTGCACGACTAAAATTCAATTCTTCTGCGACCATTATAAAATATCGCATTTTCCTAATATCCATTTTCATCTATCCCTTCTACTAAAATTCAATAAGGACTTTTCTTTTATTATCATTTAGGAACTTAGTATTTTCGCAGCCATGCTTTTTATGTTTTACAGCTCTTTGGTACTAGGAGAGGAAGATATAAATCCGCCTGTATTTCTTGTTTTCGGTAGGAAAGACAAACTGTTTCATCAATATGCCTATATTCTAAATGAAAAGTTGCCATCAATTGCTGTTTCAAAAAATGAAAAAGCTAAAGGTAGTCAACAATATCCTCTAGCATTTCATCCGAGTTATTAATTTTTTCATAGTCTGGAGTCTTGCCCATACCTGGAAGATCAATATAAATTCGCTTCCAACCATTTCTTTCTATCAATTTCGCCTTGGCGTAATTGCGTCCGGATTTTGAATTGTGCCCGCACAATTCATTCCTTTGAAAATCCGTGACATCCGCCGGAGGCTTTATCTTCATTCAGTAATTTTTTAACCTATAATTAAGTCATAAACAACCATCGTTGATTCCATTGGCGTTGTATTAAGTTCTTTTTTTAATTGTTGCACACATTTTTGGTACCATTTTAATGCAAGAGAGCGGTTTTGTAATTGATAGTAACTATACATTAATAGCCGATAGCCCTCTTCCCATAATGCATCCTCTCGCAGCATTTTTTCCGCATAAAAAATGGCTTGTTTATAGTTTTGTTGTCTCGTCGCATTTTGCGCTAATCTTTCTAGTACTTCAATATATAACGATTGCAGCTTTTCACGATCCTGAATGAGCCAATCTAACTGCTTTTTTTCGGCATAGAGTACATCTGTATAACTTATTTCAGCAAGTAAAAGCCATTCGTTTGATAATTGTGGATCAAACTCCTCCATTCCTAACTCATAATAATAGAGAAAGCGTTCAACATCGATCTGCAAAAAATGAATATGCTGTAATTGATACATATTATTTTTTCGCTGAATAAAAAAGCTATCTTGACGGGCATTTCGATTTGGCTCAAGGACCTTTAATAAAGCGTTTAATACTACTTTAAAATCTCGGTCTAGTGAATCAGCCTTCCGCTCTGGCCATAATGCCTGAGCAATCTCTTCCTTTGGTGTATACCTATTTCGGTGACAGTATAAATAGACGAAGAGCTCCTTCGATTTATCGCGCTGCCATTCTTTATCCTCTAACTTTCGATCCTTTCTAATTAAGTCTAAACTTCCTAAAAAATTTACCTGCACCTCATCTTGCGGATAAACAATACTTTCCTCTACTTGAAAATAGCGACGCATTGCCAAAATAGCCACATTTTCACCATCACATTTTTTACTATATTGTAAAAGTTCATAAAATATCATCCTATTGAATGGCCCGAGAATAGTTTTTCTCTGTAAAAAATACTCATAACCATTTGACATACATATTTGAGCAAACTGCTGAAAATTCACATTAAATTGCAAGGCATTATTTTCATAAAAAGCAATAATCGAATGATAAAATAAAACATGCATCTCCCCATTTCGATCGCCACAGTCTAGAAATAATTGCTGAGCCTTCCGCAATAATTGCTGTGCCCGCTCAAATTCATGCTGAGAAAGAATGATCTTCACCTCTGCAATTAATATAAGAGCGGTCATCCAAGTATCCTGAACCTGCTCCGTTTCCTGTAAGCCAAGTGCTACATATTTTTTAGCTGATAGGATATCTCCTTGCGCATGTTTAACAATCGCTAAACCCATAAATGGTTCAGCTTTCACGCGTGAAATATTAATCGTATTCATCAATGTAAGGGCTTTCTCATAAGCCTCGCAAGCCCCCTGATAGTCTGGAAAATCTATTAATAGTAAAGCATGTGCTTTTCGAATATAACCAACAGCCTCAATAAAAATAGACCTTTCACGTTGCCCTCTACGAATCCCAAGCTGAGCAGCATACCAAGCATCCGTGCCCAGACCTAATAGCGCATAGACAAATGATACTAACAGCTCACTTTCTCTATGTGTCGCTACAAGCTGTGGCGGTAATTCCAATCTTTTTGCAAGTAAATACTTTGCCTCCAGTAACTTTCCCGTTCTTAACAATATTCGAACATCGACATTCGCTCTTTGTAGCACTTCCTCTGTCAAAGCAACCTCCTCCGTAAATATTTGTGCACCTTTTGCTTTTCCTAAATTCACTAAATTTTCAGTATATTGTCGTTGCAATTCTAGCAGTTCTTCATTGTTTAACGGTGTCTGGTTCGCTAATTCTAATGCTCTTTTTAAATGCGGCTCTGCTAATGCTGGCTGGATTGTATCGAGATAAATATGTGCTAATCCTGCCTGTGCCTTCGTCATAAAGAGATAGTCATTTTTATGTTTCGCTATTTCCGAACACCATTCGTACGCTTGCTTTGCTTTTTCATAATACGCACGATAGCGATGGCATTCGCCCTCAAAAAAATATAATTTATAGTATTTCGTTTTTTCCTCGGCAGTAAAACGATAGATTTTTTCTAATAGCCACTCAAACTGGCCAGCCCGTATAAGGTCTTCAGCATAATTTTGTAATAGTTCACCACAAAAATAGTGATCATTCGTTCTAAATGCATGATAGAGAACTGCATGTATATTGTTTTGTTTTACATAATACAATGCTGCTTGTTTATGTAATGCAATATATTTTAAAGAGTCTTGTTGCCATTTTAGCTCCAAAAATCGACTAAACAAGGCATGGAAACGATATAATCCATCCGTTGTCATTGGTTGAATAAATAGGTGCCGTTGTACAAATTGTTTTAACGCCTCCGCTACCTCCAAGCCATAAAAGCGGGCAATGAATTCCTCTGAGAAAGTAGGAAAAATCGCCAAGCTTAATAATACTTCTTGCTCAAATGCTGTCATCTTTAAAAAAACTTCCTCCGATAAATAAGCAAAAAGATCATTTGTAGATATGTTTAACCATTGATCTAATGTCTCATTGTTCCATTGTTCTGCCAATAAGGAAATACTAATTGCCCAACCTTCTGTAATTTCTAAAACTTTAGAAATTTCATCCTTTACTAAGTGCACATCTACATAATCCTCGAAAAAAACAGCAATTTCCTCCGAAGAAAATGCTAATTCTGCTTCAGAAATAACGAGTAATTTTTTTTGTAGCTTTAGTTTTCTTGTAATATCCCAATTTGGCAAAGTTCTAGAAGCGATAAAGAAATGAGTATTTGGAGGTGAAAACTCTATTATTTTTTCCATAACATAATTAATATGAAATTCATGGTCCACTTGATGGTAGTCGTCTATGACAATTAAAATCGATTCTTCGATTTCACATAAGCTATTAACAAATAATTTATACAAGCGATTAAGTTCTTCTATTTTCGGAAAGCGTGATAATTGATTCCATGCATCAAATTCTTGACCGAAACCCGGAACAACTCGTTTTATACTAAAAAATAAATGCCTTAAAAAGGGTAATAAATTGTCATCTTCCTCGGACACACTATACCAAGAAAATTTGCTTGATTCTGTGTGTAGAAATTGTGTAAGGATGGTTGTTTTGCCATATCCAGCACCACTAAGAATAAATGTACAAGTGTATTCTAGGCACCTTTTTAATTTTCTCATCAATACAGCCCTACTAATACAATGTTTAGAAGGACTAGGTGGAATACATTTTGATTGAATTATAATGTCTGTTGTCAATTGATAATAACCCCCATTCTCTTTGGCGATACGTAAGGTTACAAACTTTCGCAGAAAAACATTAAATCTTTCAAATAGTTAAATTATTGACATTCTACCATATACTATATGTTATTTGACAGAATTGACTTGCTTAAATGAGGTTTTATTTTAAATGTTTGGTGAGGCACAATGCGTAGCTTCCCCGAAGACTTGGAGCTTTTTTATGAACGCAAGCTCCGCACGTAATAATTCATTTTCACTTTCTAATTCCTGCTCACGAGTTAATTTCTTTTCTTCTAGCTTTCTTCGGTTTGTTTGCCAATGATGGACTCCTTTTGATTTTGGAGAAATTCCATCTATATCATGCTTTCTATATGCAGAAGCCCAAGATGAAGCCATCGAATCATTTGGAAGATTGAATTTATGAGCTACTTTTCGGATAGATTCTCCACTATTTAATTAATAGTTTATGACATCTAATTTGAATTGAATAGTGTAACCTGCATGTCTTGCCCGTTTTCTAAGAGAATCAAATCCTAATGCAGCTACCTGTTTTAACCATATTCTAACCACTCCATGACCCGAAATTCCAAATTGAAGGGCTAAATGTCTATAACCACCCTCACCTTGAAAATAAGCTTCCACAACTTTCTTTTTAAACTCATAATCGTACTTTGACAAAATAAAAACACCCCAATCGTTAGGTTTTTTGTCTAACTTTTGGGGTACAGTTCAGATGAGTATCTTCTAAAAGGTGAATCTATCTAATTATTTGTTCGAATTCTTCACCATTAACTGTAAGAACGGCTTTTAATGGTTTGCCATCATTTTCTGTTTCAGATGGTAAAGATGCTAAAAAGTGCAACACTCCAGTTTGTAATGGCTCAATATAAGTAATATTTGAATAAGTGAAGTCTTTACCCCCATTTTCTTCTAGCGTAGAAAATGTTGTATATTCATATTTATCATCGTAAATAATTTTTACACTTACAAAATCACTTGCTTCTTTTCCTGAAGTTTGTAAACTTTTCACCGTAATAACAGTGTCTAAAAACACTTGATTTGGTTCTTTATTTTCATAGTATGTGTAGAGATCACCTGGATTTGGCGGATTAATAATTTGACCAAGATTATTGCTATTTAAAGTGATTTCCGCAAAATCATTCACAACCATCACTTCACCTATTTTTATTTGAGGTGTGGCTTTTGATTCTTCAGGTTAAACATATCCACTAGTTCCAGTGAATTGAAGAAAAATCCAATCACACTATTTATTAAAAAATCTTAATTTAGACACCTTTTAGGCACCATTTAATGAAAAGTATATGTATCTATCAGTACACATCTTCATCTTGGAGTGGTCTTTTCTTAAATTCAATTAAAGCTCTCGTCAGCATAATAAGAAACTATCCCCTTAGTTACATCCAAAATTTATCCCCTTCAATTTATCTTATAAAGATATGGACCACACATTGATTCATGTGTATGAACATATGTCCAAGTAAAGTTTTTATCAAATATATAAATATCTTGTTGTGTATCAAAATCCCTCGATATCACTTCATTAGCATTTGTATAAAGGAATATTATTGGTGAATCTTGATACATTACATAAAATGCTTCTTTAGATAAAGTATCAAATGCTTTTCTGGCCACTTCTTTTTCCAAGCATTTTTGCTTCTCATAACTGAAAATATGCCATTTAAACTGATCATAATATATTTCTTCTTTTAAGTTTTCACTAATGTTTTGTGCGAATGTCTTATCCCATAAATCAATAATTTCCTCTGCTTCATTAACTAATTTTATGACGACACCTTTTTCACGTAAGTTTTGTTTATATATATACTCTTCTTGTATAAAAACTATTGACCAAAAAACATTTTCTAATTCTTCTTCTGGTAAACAGTCTAAGATTTTATCAATTTTATCTCTAATCATCTTTTCCTCCAATGTCGTAGAATCTGTTTTATGTAAAAATCGAACCTTTTTATTTCATTCTCAATTTTCTTGCTTACATTTTAAATTCGAACCTATATATACATTTGGGTTGACATGTAATAAAATATTTACATACGAAATATTTCGAATTCGGGAATTATTCACTCTATAGCACTTGAGGCTCTTTTAAATTCCCATCTGTTAAAGATAATAAGTGTATTGTATGGGGAAAACAATATTGATTTAGCAGTCCTTTACTTTACTGCATATTCAAAAATTAAAATCCTTGAAAATCTCCAAAAATAGGTTGTAATAATGAATTAATTAGTGTGAACTTATCGAAAAAGAGAATAATACCCATGGCAATCATAATACCGCCACCCACTTTCATAAATATTCCACTGTATTTTCTAAGCCAATTGAATTTTGAAATGAAGAAAGCCATTAATAAAAATGGCATGCTAAAGCCGATGATATAGGCAGCCATATACCATAACCCTTGTGATGGATTTGTTCCAACTAAAGCCAAAGTAGCTGCAAGGATTGGGCCCGTACAAGGCGTCCAGCCGATTGCAAAGGCTAGCCCGATCAAACTTGAGCCAAAATAGCCCGCAGGTTTATTTTTAATATGTAATTTGTGTTCCTTCATCATAAATGAAGGCTGTAAAAGTCCTACTGTAATCAATCCAAAGATGATCATTAAAATGGCACCAATTTGCCTAATCAAATCACCGTATTGGAAATACCAACTTTCTATTTTTGTTGCCCCTTCAGCTGTTCCTAAACCTAACACTAAGTAAATAATCGAGAATCCCATTAAAAAGAAAATCGTATGAAATATTGCTTCTTTTCTGCTTCTTATTTGCCCTTGCTGTATTTCTTGGACGCTCAAACCTGTGATATAAGACAAGAAAGCAGGGTATAATGGAAAGACACAAGGTGAAAGAAACGTAAGTAATCCAGCTCCAAATGCCAAAACAATAGAAATATCCGCCTGCATAAGTACCCCCATTTTTTCTAGTTATTATCATAACTTACAACGAAAAGAAAAAGAAATAGTTCCTTTATAAAATTTAGATACAGTTATATTACACAGTTGTTAAGCAGTTAAAAAACTTATTTAAACCTTCTAAGAGCCAGCGAAGCTCCTATTGTGAAAGGTTACGTACTTCCTTTTGATCTTTTAGCTATTGCAGTTTCCCATTTTTTAGCCGTTTATAGAGTCTAGTAAAGCCATCCCCATCGAAATATTCTACTCCTTGATTTCAATAAAAAAAGAGCTGCACATGCAACTCGATGTTCTTCAAGTAAAGCCTCTGTTAGTCTTCTAGATAAAGATCCAGCAATTTTTGTTACTGAAAGAAATCCACTTCGTATGAGGATTGCTATTGATAATATACGGGGGTTACTTAGGTTGCTCCAAAAAATTCATGTGTAGGAACCCCCATATTTACAATACTTCGTTCTCAGATAGTCTTTACATTGGTTTTTCCTGACTGTATATAACCATGCTTTAATCGTCCACTTATCTTGATGTTGGTCAAGGTGAATGATGTATTTAAGAAAAATTTCTTCAACAATATTTTCTACAAGGTACGGGTCTTTTACATATCCCCAAGCTATTTTTTAAGATTTATACTGTATGACGTTATTAGATTTGTAAGTTGATATTCATTTGTATTTTCTCTAATAATGTGACCATCGTTAATTAATTTAGATAGGAAATGTAAACACGCTTTCATTCGACTTTGATTTCATTTCTACGTTTCATATACCATTGGTAAAGCGAGGCAGCTAGTTCTAATGGTACATCGTCAACACCAGTATGATGTACCGGTTTAGCTCGATTAATTGTTCTGATAGATGCCAGACCAACCATTTGTTGAACAATGTTCCGAGTTACTTTCACTTCAATGATTTTATCTCGTTTTGATAAGAATAAAGAAGTGGTCAGACTCCCTGTTTTGAATTGAATAAATTGATCGTTCATAATGTATCGAGTATTACAGAAATCTAGCAATCTTGATACTGCAATAAGAATAAACAGGACAGCAGGTAAGATCCACCAAGCTTGCTCCACTTCTAGAATACTTGGTTTGAAATAAAATAGAACTGCCGTTGTAATGATCCAGATCCAACTTGGCTTAAATAAGCGCACCCATAGGGATTTTCTAGGGAGACGAATCATCTTTGTTGTTACTTCATAAGATGGTAATATTTCCGAAACCATTTCATATGCCCGTTTAACAGGTAAAAATGGATAGAGTGAATTGATTTCAAGTGTATCTTCGCCAGAACTCAAACTGCCTGCACTGGTCAGCTTCACTTCGGCAAGTCCAAGCAATCGTTTCATGATGGACTGCTTAATTTCAATTGCCTGCACTTTTTCTTTGGATATTGAAAAAGTAGTTTCTTCGATTACACCTTTCGTAATGTAAATACGATCATGGTCTGAGGAGATTTGATATTTCCCATATTTTAAAAATGTCCGAACGATACCGAAAGTAGCAGAAACAATGACGAGTACAGTGATAATGATCGTCATCATCCACCCAGAGCTCATTATACTCATAAAAATTCCTTCGACTTCTTCTTCCACATGAAAAATTTGATTGATTTTAAAATAAAAAGAACCAATTAAAGGAAAAAGAATAAAAAAGCTTAGCGATGTAAAGGAGGCTTTTAAAATGTCACTTTTCGTCGGCTTAAAATGAATGGTTCGATTCAAATTCACATTTTCTGTATCCATTTTAGAAGATAATTCAATATTGTCATTGTTAGAATTAATGGTGGTTAATTCATGGCGGCTAGCACTTGTTATATGTGCTTCTATTCGATCTGCTTCTATTTGAGAAATCACTTCAAATTTTACAGCAGCTTCCTCACCCCTCATTCCCGTTTCAAAATTAGTCGAAGTCACTTTAAAAATCCGGTGGAGTAAAGATGTATGTCGATTCACGTTTTGAATTTTAGAAAAAGGAATAGTTCGCTCAGATTTACTGAAAAATCCTTTGTAAAGGTGAAATGATCTATCATCGAGTTCGTATTTATGGGTGAACCACTTCAATATAATTGATATAAGTGAAATTCCAAAAGCTAGGAAAAAAATAATCCTACCGTATATTACGAAGTTAGATTCCGAATCAGCTTTTATCACGAATAAATAAATTACAAAAAAAATGGAGTTTTTGACTAATTTCCATAAATTAAAAAGAATGAGAAGTGGATGGTATCTTTTTGTCTTCGTCATGATTCTACTTCCTTAATTTTTGCATAATGAGCAATCTGATTCCTTAACTTAATAGCTACATCTTTAGGTAGGGCAGGAATTATGTGTGATGACCCCATTGTTTCAATTGAAATTGAGCAAAGTCCATATTTTCTAAGTAACGGTCCTTGTTTAGTTGCAACCGATTGAATTTTTGTCATTGGGACAAGTTGATGCTCTTCATATAATACGCCTGATTTTAATTGTAAAAACTCTTCATCTACATCATAACGCCAGTTTTTATAAAGTAAAAACGGGTTGATAAATGACCAAGCTGCTCCTAGCACAGCGATCACTGTTATACCAATCAAAATCCAATCAATCCATTCTTTCCATAAAAAACGGTAATCTAAGTAAAGTAAAATCCCAATAATCATGAATCCGATTAGATTCGTGATCATTTCACTTATTAACCATACTTTGACCGCATCCTTGGATAATCTTTTTTGAGGTGCATTCGTTTGAGAATACATAAAAATCACCGCCTATATTTTTAAACTACTATTAAGATTATTCATCCAGAATTTATATTCAAATGATGGATCTTTCTACACGAAGGACATCTAGCTTATACTAAAACTGATATAATATCACCAGCTTAGCTTTCTGAATCGGAGAATGTTTGAGCATTACGGTGATTGTTAAACTTTAGATGCTCTAAGTTCATTCATTGTGCCAATTTTAACAATCTGTCCTTCTTTCATATTTCTGTTTTTCCGATTACTAAAATACCGGATTTTCCCTTTTATTGTTTTTTATTTCCTTCTTTTTTCTACATACTAATGATAGTTTTACCCGCTAAGTTATATAGTCATAACACCACAAATAATGGATAGAAACAATTTCAGTTGTATGTCTAGCATTCAATAATATCGCTGCAATATCGGAAATCGTTTTCATCCCTTCAACGATTTTTTCAATCTACCATTATTATAAGCGTTCTTTCTTATCTCTTCTGAAACTCTCCCTTAATTTTTCCTTAATTCCTATATTTTTAGTTAGTGAATTATATGATTATTTAAATATCAAATTGAATAGGAGCATCTTCATGAAAGATGCTCAATTGTCGATGATTAAACTAATACCTGGTTTAGTTGAATAGCAACAACCTTTTAGAAAATAGCTTAAAATAATATATAATGAAAAAATTAAGTCACTCATTTTTTAAATGAATGACTTTGTATGCTTTATTTACGTATGTTTCTTTTTAGTTAAAATGTGCAATAAGCCTAATAAATAATAAATTACACTTGTCATGATGACACTATAAAATAACACAGTGATTGAAGTTGGACCCCATACTTTCATAAACGTCCAGTTATATCCCAAAAATTTTGGGAGCATATTT
This genomic stretch from Lysinibacillus pakistanensis harbors:
- a CDS encoding substrate-binding domain-containing protein; the protein is MDSENDAKGTSEEGGTIKIGVLASLTGALESYGKQTQRGFDLGIEYATDGTMEVNGKKIEIVYEDTETKPEVAVQKATKLLEDDKVDFLVGSSSSGDTLAVLPLAEEYEKIMVVEPAVADSITGSEFNDYIFRTGRNSSQDAYAAAAAIAGKGVKIATFAPDYSFGWDGVNAFKTAAEKLGADIVLEEYADPAATDFTSNLQKVIDAKPDYLFVVWAGANSPWNQIADLKIQEKGIKISTGAPDIIALNFMNPLIGMEGFSVYYHTLPQNDVNKWLVEEHQKRFNEVPDLFTPGGMSAAISIVEALKKSEGDADAKKLIGIMEGMSFETPKGTMTFREEDHQALQSMYSIRLEKQEGVDYPVPVLIRELNPEETAPPVMN
- a CDS encoding aldo/keto reductase family protein encodes the protein MEFSKLGNSGLTISKIAYGNWINHGGKVDEDTAKECVKAALDVGITTFDTADVYSDTKAEEILGRSLQGIRRESIELCTKVCHPIGTGQNDKGLSRKHILENCHASLRRLQTDYIDVYYAHRFDPTTPLEETMLAFADLVRQGKVLYIGVSEWTAEQITRGAALSMELNIPLIASQPQYSMLWRVIESDVIPTCQREGLGQVVWSPLAQGVLTGKYLPRKPVPTQSRANSLAGKPFFHKLAQRWMNDNVLTAIQKLKPIAQEIDLTLAQLAVAWVLQNQNVSSAIIGASSPEQVRENALASGVKIDIEIMNQIDKILEGCVEYDPSKTG
- a CDS encoding LysR substrate-binding domain-containing protein, with protein sequence MDIRKMRYFIMVAEELNFSRAAERLRMAQPPLSQEIRKLEEELGVQLFHRTKRMVELTDAGKVFLEGSQQTLFQLERTIKETQLAAEGKIGNLIIGFVDSTEIVIEVLNKFRERFPKIHLVLREMTTEQQLKALYEKQIQIGFIRSKQNNGILSSEVCSEESLRLVLHQDHPFASLPEIPLQLLIDEPFILFPRQMGPNFYDLIISYFWEHGVSLNVVQEAIQMQTIVNLVATGMGVSVVPSSVESYKRPGVIYKKIQETTPKVNLYVGWREDEKSAVVDHFLTVVREVYSIFQFDHQK
- a CDS encoding BTAD domain-containing putative transcriptional regulator; translation: MRKLKRCLEYTCTFILSGAGYGKTTILTQFLHTESSKFSWYSVSEEDDNLLPFLRHLFFSIKRVVPGFGQEFDAWNQLSRFPKIEELNRLYKLFVNSLCEIEESILIVIDDYHQVDHEFHINYVMEKIIEFSPPNTHFFIASRTLPNWDITRKLKLQKKLLVISEAELAFSSEEIAVFFEDYVDVHLVKDEISKVLEITEGWAISISLLAEQWNNETLDQWLNISTNDLFAYLSEEVFLKMTAFEQEVLLSLAIFPTFSEEFIARFYGLEVAEALKQFVQRHLFIQPMTTDGLYRFHALFSRFLELKWQQDSLKYIALHKQAALYYVKQNNIHAVLYHAFRTNDHYFCGELLQNYAEDLIRAGQFEWLLEKIYRFTAEEKTKYYKLYFFEGECHRYRAYYEKAKQAYEWCSEIAKHKNDYLFMTKAQAGLAHIYLDTIQPALAEPHLKRALELANQTPLNNEELLELQRQYTENLVNLGKAKGAQIFTEEVALTEEVLQRANVDVRILLRTGKLLEAKYLLAKRLELPPQLVATHRESELLVSFVYALLGLGTDAWYAAQLGIRRGQRERSIFIEAVGYIRKAHALLLIDFPDYQGACEAYEKALTLMNTINISRVKAEPFMGLAIVKHAQGDILSAKKYVALGLQETEQVQDTWMTALILIAEVKIILSQHEFERAQQLLRKAQQLFLDCGDRNGEMHVLFYHSIIAFYENNALQFNVNFQQFAQICMSNGYEYFLQRKTILGPFNRMIFYELLQYSKKCDGENVAILAMRRYFQVEESIVYPQDEVQVNFLGSLDLIRKDRKLEDKEWQRDKSKELFVYLYCHRNRYTPKEEIAQALWPERKADSLDRDFKVVLNALLKVLEPNRNARQDSFFIQRKNNMYQLQHIHFLQIDVERFLYYYELGMEEFDPQLSNEWLLLAEISYTDVLYAEKKQLDWLIQDREKLQSLYIEVLERLAQNATRQQNYKQAIFYAEKMLREDALWEEGYRLLMYSYYQLQNRSLALKWYQKCVQQLKKELNTTPMESTMVVYDLIIG
- a CDS encoding transposase; its protein translation is MSKYDYEFKKKVVEAYFQGEGGYRHLALQFGISGHGVVRIWLKQVAALGFDSLRKRARHAGYTIQFKLDVINY
- a CDS encoding DUF4275 family protein, which gives rise to MIRDKIDKILDCLPEEELENVFWSIVFIQEEYIYKQNLREKGVVIKLVNEAEEIIDLWDKTFAQNISENLKEEIYYDQFKWHIFSYEKQKCLEKEVARKAFDTLSKEAFYVMYQDSPIIFLYTNANEVISRDFDTQQDIYIFDKNFTWTYVHTHESMCGPYLYKIN